The following are from one region of the Rosistilla carotiformis genome:
- a CDS encoding methyl-accepting chemotaxis protein, which produces MWKNRIFASHDANDVSVAVLDQAPEAFNSESANHSQIYNALNCSQAIIEFDLQGKILTANQNFLSCLGYSLDEIRGRHHRIFVDPHYAQSPEYTSFWNSLANGEFQSSEYQRFGKNHKEVWIQATYNPVRDEEGKIYKVVKFAVDISAKKLAAIDAVNKTQACIEFRPDGSILTANQKFCDAMGYSLDEIRGHHHRMFCDPEWTNSSDYIAFWNALARGQFQQNEYKRIAKGHREIWLQATYNPVFDAKGNVEKVVKYATDISHQIETKRQASEVGSSIAASVTEMAQAIDEISQNIAQTASLAQTATTDANAATQRVEELNSNSKSIGKVVGVIQDLAEQTNLLALNATIEAARAGEAGRGFAVVATEVKQLATQTAKATNSIESNVADIQSNIEQVVRSIKGIADGVSEVSTNTTTAAAAVEEQSVLMSGLSSTAQKLLSMSQ; this is translated from the coding sequence ATGTGGAAAAATCGAATCTTCGCGTCACACGACGCGAATGACGTTAGCGTCGCAGTGCTCGACCAGGCACCGGAGGCCTTCAACAGCGAATCAGCAAACCACTCACAAATCTACAATGCGCTGAACTGCTCGCAAGCGATTATCGAGTTCGACCTGCAAGGGAAGATCCTTACGGCAAACCAAAATTTTTTGAGCTGTCTTGGCTATTCGCTCGACGAAATCCGTGGCCGACACCATCGCATTTTTGTCGACCCCCACTACGCTCAATCGCCCGAATACACAAGCTTCTGGAACTCGCTTGCCAATGGTGAATTCCAATCATCGGAATACCAACGCTTCGGAAAAAACCACAAAGAAGTTTGGATTCAAGCCACGTATAATCCGGTCCGCGACGAAGAGGGCAAAATCTATAAAGTGGTCAAATTCGCGGTCGATATCAGTGCCAAGAAGTTGGCCGCGATCGATGCGGTGAACAAGACACAAGCCTGTATCGAATTTCGTCCCGACGGATCGATCCTGACCGCGAACCAGAAATTCTGCGATGCGATGGGTTACTCGTTAGACGAGATTCGCGGGCACCACCACCGCATGTTCTGCGATCCCGAATGGACGAACAGCAGCGACTACATCGCCTTCTGGAATGCGCTAGCTCGTGGCCAGTTCCAACAAAACGAATACAAACGTATCGCCAAAGGGCACCGAGAAATCTGGTTGCAAGCCACCTACAATCCGGTCTTTGACGCAAAGGGCAATGTCGAAAAGGTTGTGAAATACGCGACCGACATCTCGCACCAGATAGAAACGAAACGGCAAGCCAGCGAAGTCGGCTCGTCCATCGCAGCCAGCGTCACCGAGATGGCTCAAGCGATCGACGAGATCTCTCAAAACATCGCTCAAACCGCCAGCTTGGCCCAAACGGCAACGACCGATGCCAACGCAGCAACCCAGCGTGTCGAGGAACTGAACTCTAACAGCAAATCGATCGGCAAAGTCGTCGGCGTGATCCAAGACTTGGCGGAGCAAACCAATCTGTTGGCACTGAACGCCACGATCGAAGCGGCACGTGCCGGGGAAGCAGGCCGTGGATTTGCAGTCGTCGCGACCGAAGTCAAGCAACTGGCCACACAAACGGCCAAAGCGACCAACAGCATCGAATCGAATGTTGCCGATATTCAATCGAATATCGAACAGGTCGTTCGTTCGATCAAAGGGATTGCCGATGGCGTCTCCGAAGTCAGCACGAACACGACCACCGCCGCGGCGGCTGTCGAAGAACAATCGGTGTTGATGTCGGGACTCAGCTCCACGGCCCAAAAACTGCTGTCGATGAGCCAATGA
- a CDS encoding TolC family protein yields MTQRLVAPVALPVMSRDLVGESPAAGSVPLSLSMDTTLQLSAPALQPAAPIPLARDPMLADPNFDAQRFSITQIIESAKTTSILTDRPAVMLSVNDLLARTLFNSKTVKILRIQPVEDRQVVDQEFGQFDWATFFENRLLHNNTPVNQLNQAGIGQTLIRGDDLQFQAGMRKQTTTGGEIEVRESIRFLDDNSGRLQPSDQAISALSLVYSQELLRDGGRDVVLSQALVASYQADQSQAESVALISSRLQEVLNQYWTLFENRGNYYVQLALTRWAHETLMQLESRRRIDAQENTIEQARALLLEAKADLVDAEVQVRIAQDQLFRLVNDPALDPEHVEIITTHPPLIGSVLFEPRTELSAALQNRGEVYERIAAISEAAVQHHVSLNQLLPRLTVSLESSLNGIEGQRNLFGAKANGLETSPTIEANFNLEFFLSNRAARATNRQTQLALRRLQLEYEDTIEQVRLDVSESIRTLNASADVLDLRSRTLQARRTELDYLRLRRDVIPQADASVSLLLEQFFQALARLVTSQQSYLQAVGNQQRALADLQRAKGMLIHSSEVPGDAFVPVPTIPQALKTQLRGKGELRTDIDRSVIQPGVKRRWQHQATLQAPTVLSR; encoded by the coding sequence GTGACACAGCGATTGGTCGCACCGGTGGCGTTGCCCGTTATGAGTCGAGATTTGGTTGGCGAATCGCCAGCGGCAGGTTCGGTACCGCTTTCGCTGTCGATGGATACGACCCTTCAGTTAAGTGCTCCGGCGCTTCAGCCTGCGGCACCGATTCCGTTGGCAAGGGACCCGATGCTGGCCGACCCCAATTTTGATGCTCAGCGGTTCTCGATCACTCAGATCATCGAAAGTGCAAAGACGACTTCGATCTTGACCGACCGGCCGGCGGTGATGTTGTCGGTCAATGATCTCTTGGCTCGGACGTTGTTCAATTCAAAGACTGTCAAGATTCTGCGGATTCAACCGGTGGAAGACCGGCAGGTGGTGGATCAGGAATTTGGTCAGTTCGATTGGGCCACGTTTTTCGAGAACCGGTTGTTGCACAACAACACGCCGGTGAACCAACTAAATCAAGCGGGCATCGGCCAGACGCTTATTCGGGGAGATGATCTTCAATTTCAGGCCGGGATGCGAAAGCAGACGACGACCGGTGGGGAGATTGAAGTCCGTGAATCAATCCGTTTTTTGGATGACAATTCGGGGCGGTTGCAACCATCGGACCAAGCGATTTCGGCGCTAAGTCTTGTCTATTCGCAAGAGTTGTTGCGTGACGGTGGCCGCGATGTGGTGTTGAGCCAGGCGTTGGTGGCCAGTTATCAAGCCGACCAATCGCAAGCCGAGTCGGTAGCTTTGATCAGTAGCCGATTGCAGGAAGTGCTGAACCAGTACTGGACGCTGTTCGAAAACCGCGGCAACTATTATGTCCAATTGGCCCTAACCCGATGGGCTCACGAAACGCTGATGCAGTTGGAGTCGCGACGTCGGATCGACGCTCAGGAGAACACGATCGAACAGGCGCGGGCGCTGCTATTGGAGGCGAAGGCGGATCTGGTGGATGCGGAGGTTCAGGTGCGGATCGCTCAAGATCAATTATTCCGATTGGTCAATGATCCGGCACTGGATCCGGAGCATGTCGAGATCATCACGACCCATCCACCACTGATCGGTAGCGTCTTGTTTGAGCCGCGGACCGAATTGTCGGCGGCACTGCAGAACCGCGGCGAGGTCTACGAACGGATCGCGGCGATTAGCGAGGCGGCGGTGCAACATCATGTTTCTTTGAACCAGTTGCTGCCACGGTTGACGGTGTCGTTGGAATCGTCGCTGAACGGAATCGAAGGGCAGCGGAATTTGTTTGGTGCCAAGGCGAACGGGCTTGAGACGTCGCCAACGATCGAAGCGAATTTTAATCTCGAATTCTTCCTGAGCAATCGCGCCGCGCGGGCGACCAATCGGCAGACACAGCTGGCGCTGCGACGATTGCAATTGGAATATGAAGACACGATCGAACAAGTTCGGCTGGATGTTTCCGAATCGATCCGCACCTTAAACGCCTCGGCCGACGTGTTGGATCTGCGCAGCCGAACACTTCAGGCTCGGCGAACCGAATTGGATTATTTGAGGTTGCGTCGCGATGTGATTCCACAGGCGGACGCGTCGGTGAGTCTATTGTTGGAGCAGTTTTTCCAGGCACTGGCTCGGCTGGTCACGTCGCAGCAGAGCTATTTACAGGCGGTCGGCAATCAGCAGCGGGCACTCGCCGATCTGCAGCGGGCGAAGGGGATGTTGATCCACAGCAGCGAAGTTCCTGGGGACGCATTTGTGCCGGTCCCCACGATCCCGCAAGCGCTGAAGACCCAGTTGCGAGGCAAGGGGGAGTTGCGGACGGACATCGATCGGTCCGTCATTCAGCCGGGTGTCAAACGTCGCTGGCAGCACCAGGCGACACTGCAAGCTCCGACGGTGCTGTCGCGGTAA